In the Novosphingobium sp. 9 genome, one interval contains:
- a CDS encoding Bax inhibitor-1/YccA family protein gives MANWNDPRPREGFGASPSLDGRTGGRVSYDQGLRRHMLSIYNYMASGVLLSGVVALLFASSGFAQQMMFSPLKWLVMLAPLGFVFAMNFGFQRMKTSTLQMLYWGFCAVMGLSMSTLFMVFTATSIATTFFATAAAFAGLSLFGYTTKKDLSGFGSFLIMGLFGIMIAMLINIFVGSSALQMAISVLGVLIFAGLTAYDTQMLKNQYYQLQGTPWAAKMVVMGALSLYLDFINMFQFLLSFMGQQRN, from the coding sequence ATGGCGAACTGGAACGACCCCCGGCCCCGTGAGGGCTTCGGTGCGTCTCCGAGCCTCGACGGACGGACCGGTGGCCGCGTAAGCTACGACCAGGGCCTGCGTCGACACATGCTGTCGATCTACAACTACATGGCCTCGGGCGTGCTGCTCTCGGGCGTCGTGGCGCTGCTGTTCGCCAGCTCCGGCTTTGCCCAGCAGATGATGTTCTCGCCTCTCAAGTGGCTGGTGATGCTGGCCCCGCTCGGCTTCGTCTTCGCGATGAACTTCGGCTTCCAGCGCATGAAGACCTCGACGCTGCAGATGCTCTACTGGGGCTTCTGCGCGGTCATGGGCCTGTCGATGTCGACGCTGTTCATGGTCTTCACCGCCACCTCGATCGCGACGACCTTCTTCGCGACGGCAGCAGCCTTCGCAGGTCTCAGCCTGTTCGGCTACACCACCAAGAAGGACCTGTCGGGCTTCGGCAGCTTCCTGATCATGGGCCTGTTCGGCATCATGATCGCGATGCTGATCAACATCTTCGTGGGCTCCAGCGCACTGCAGATGGCGATTTCGGTGCTGGGCGTGCTGATCTTCGCAGGCCTTACCGCCTACGATACGCAGATGCTCAAGAACCAGTACTACCAGCTTCAGGGCACGCCGTGGGCGGCCAAGATGGTGGTGATGGGCGCGCTGAGCCTGTACCTGGACTTCATCAACATGTTCCAGTTCCTGCTCAGCTTCATGGGCCAGCAGCGTAACTGA
- the obgE gene encoding GTPase ObgE: MHFLDQAKIYIRSGGGGPGAVSFRREKYVEYGGPDGGNGGKGGDIVFEAVPGLNTLIDFRYTQHFKAKRGGHGMGKNRNGAAADDLVIKVPVGTQLISDEDGETILADLTEAGERVTLLEGGMGGRGNASYKTSTNRAPRQHQPGIPAEELWVWLRLKLLADVGLVGMPNAGKSTFINQLSNTKAKVGNYAFTTLRPQLGVVSHKYREFVLADIPGLIAGAADGAGIGDRFLGHIERCRVLVHLIDVSDADPVEAMRVVEEELEAYGNGLEDKPRLVALNKVDLIDDALAADYARELLKAGADEVFPISGLSGKGISKLLDAVIDYLPAATVTERPEGEREELDEKPWSPI, translated from the coding sequence ATGCACTTTCTCGACCAGGCCAAGATCTACATCCGTTCGGGCGGCGGCGGCCCCGGTGCCGTCAGTTTCCGTCGCGAGAAGTACGTCGAATACGGCGGCCCTGACGGCGGCAACGGCGGCAAGGGCGGCGATATCGTGTTCGAGGCGGTGCCGGGCCTCAATACCCTGATCGACTTCCGCTATACCCAGCACTTCAAGGCGAAGCGCGGCGGCCACGGCATGGGCAAGAACCGCAACGGCGCCGCTGCCGACGATCTGGTCATCAAGGTGCCGGTGGGCACCCAGCTGATCTCGGACGAGGACGGCGAGACGATCCTGGCCGACCTTACCGAAGCGGGCGAGCGCGTGACGCTGCTCGAAGGCGGCATGGGCGGTCGCGGCAATGCCAGCTACAAGACCAGCACCAACCGCGCGCCGCGCCAGCACCAGCCGGGCATCCCGGCTGAGGAGCTGTGGGTGTGGCTGCGGCTCAAGCTGCTGGCCGACGTCGGCCTGGTCGGCATGCCCAATGCGGGCAAGTCCACTTTCATCAACCAGCTGTCGAACACCAAGGCAAAGGTCGGCAACTACGCCTTCACCACGCTGCGTCCGCAGCTGGGCGTGGTCAGCCACAAGTACCGCGAATTCGTGCTGGCCGACATTCCGGGGCTGATCGCGGGCGCGGCGGACGGTGCGGGTATCGGTGACCGGTTCCTGGGCCATATCGAGCGCTGCCGCGTGCTCGTCCACCTGATCGACGTGTCGGATGCCGATCCGGTCGAAGCGATGCGCGTGGTCGAGGAAGAGCTGGAAGCCTACGGCAACGGGCTTGAGGACAAGCCGCGTCTGGTCGCGCTGAACAAGGTCGACCTGATCGACGATGCGCTGGCGGCGGACTATGCGCGCGAGCTGCTCAAGGCCGGGGCCGACGAGGTGTTCCCGATCTCGGGTCTCAGCGGCAAGGGCATCTCGAAGCTGCTCGACGCGGTGATTGACTACCTGCCGGCTGCGACCGTGACCGAACGCCCCGAAGGCGAGCGCGAGGAACTCGACGAGAAGCCCTGGTCGCCGATCTGA
- a CDS encoding pyrroline-5-carboxylate reductase family protein has protein sequence MTRFNSILLVGCGNMAGAMLEGWLAGGIAPAVFTVVDPHRTSVPEGVTLLRELPAEEAFDAVMLGIKPQGLDQAAPAIRPLIGSGTVLFSILAGVEFDSLAARFPEAGGILRIMPNLAVAIGKAPVALDARGLDEAGRADVTALMTPLGTPEWLADESLFDSVTALAGCGPAFVYRFIDSLAAGAVALGIEAGQAQRLAIAMVEGAAQLAAISPDSPGALADKVASPGGSTRAGMNVLDEDAALARLIEATMTASRDRNAEMAAAAR, from the coding sequence ATGACCCGTTTCAATTCCATCCTGCTCGTGGGCTGCGGCAACATGGCAGGGGCCATGCTCGAAGGCTGGCTGGCAGGCGGCATCGCGCCTGCGGTCTTCACCGTGGTCGATCCGCACCGCACCAGCGTACCCGAAGGCGTCACCCTGCTGCGCGAACTGCCCGCCGAAGAAGCGTTCGACGCGGTGATGCTGGGCATCAAGCCGCAGGGCCTCGATCAGGCCGCGCCCGCGATCCGTCCGCTGATCGGCAGCGGGACGGTGCTGTTCTCGATCCTGGCGGGTGTCGAGTTCGACAGCCTCGCCGCGCGCTTCCCCGAGGCGGGCGGCATCCTGCGCATCATGCCCAACCTGGCCGTCGCCATCGGCAAGGCGCCCGTCGCTCTGGATGCCCGAGGTCTCGACGAGGCCGGCCGCGCCGATGTGACCGCGCTGATGACGCCGCTCGGCACGCCCGAATGGCTGGCGGACGAGAGCCTGTTCGATTCGGTGACGGCGCTGGCGGGCTGCGGTCCGGCCTTCGTCTATCGCTTCATCGATTCGCTGGCGGCAGGCGCGGTGGCGCTCGGCATCGAGGCCGGGCAGGCGCAGCGCCTCGCGATCGCGATGGTCGAGGGAGCGGCGCAACTGGCGGCGATTTCCCCCGACAGCCCCGGCGCGCTGGCAGACAAGGTGGCGAGCCCCGGCGGCTCGACGCGGGCGGGCATGAACGTGCTCGATGAGGACGCCGCGCTCGCCCGCCTGATCGAGGCGACGATGACCGCATCGCGCGATCGCAATGCGGAAATGGCCGCCGCCGCGCGCTGA
- a CDS encoding SPOR domain-containing protein yields MPITSASARPYDRPSAKSARRARFRALAAGLLACAAPVFALLGTSAPAHAQAASREVVQPLPDPNKGKLDAAMKRLARNPKDVSALVDAGDAATGLGDFQAAKGFYKRADEISPNNPQTQAGLARAMALGGDPVGALPLFAAADRGGIGTAQIAADWGLAYDLAGDNASAQRMYAQATNPADADEVRLRLAVSQAISGDGKAADDTLMPLLRKQDKPAWRTRAFVYAIGGDTTKAETTVAAILPAKLAEAVTPYMRYMPRLTRAQQAAAANLGDFPKAAEIGTDSPAVAAYSAQHGSTGAVRSADAGLIPQGEALGSGRAKKKHADRGERPTPTQLAANTPRVAPGEVQATIERDSSGELPPVDAGRSTAMAGNTPMPSPTAMPSPTVAPPTNTAAMPNPARASTPAPERSVPERSASTVAMPAPITMPSAAAMGDAPAAVRGDAPAATSRPVVQPTPEAPQPQPQPQTRPQPGFDLAQSTGSRTLPAAAADTPPPPSSSADSHAVVERPTLAQAFADLGRPTLPAPQPTPLPAPAPVPVEAPKPVVEAPVATVTAAKEVAKPVAKPAPRKKVEPKKPAPPPVPARKWVQIGVGSNMNAIRWTWRQLVLKAPDAFRGQSVFTADMGGTNRIVVGPFDSDKDAAAFMSDLRDGGISDTVPWSSDAGEAVEAVPGAPSVDAISPPSEKSSSAKKKGAKASDKAADEKGDEKDSGKATGRKGAKKAEAKAPPAPARQWVQIGVGRDKDALAFTWNRLAKKSPSALKGQSPSVAKMGRTNRMVIGPFASDKAAQRAMDALKKGGITDFVPWSSDEGEAVDALPVD; encoded by the coding sequence ATGCCCATCACTTCCGCCTCTGCCCGCCCTTATGACCGCCCGTCTGCCAAATCCGCCCGCCGTGCGCGTTTCCGGGCGCTTGCCGCAGGTTTGCTGGCCTGTGCCGCGCCGGTCTTCGCCCTGCTGGGGACCAGCGCGCCCGCCCATGCGCAGGCCGCCTCGCGCGAGGTGGTTCAGCCGCTGCCGGACCCCAACAAGGGCAAGCTCGATGCCGCGATGAAGCGGCTGGCGCGCAATCCGAAGGACGTCTCGGCGCTGGTCGATGCAGGCGATGCCGCCACCGGGCTCGGCGATTTTCAGGCCGCGAAGGGCTTCTACAAGCGGGCGGACGAGATTTCGCCCAATAACCCGCAGACGCAGGCGGGGCTGGCCCGCGCGATGGCGCTGGGCGGCGATCCGGTGGGCGCGCTGCCGCTGTTCGCCGCCGCCGACCGGGGCGGTATCGGCACCGCGCAGATCGCCGCCGACTGGGGCCTCGCCTACGATCTGGCAGGCGACAATGCCTCGGCCCAGCGGATGTATGCGCAGGCGACGAACCCTGCCGATGCGGACGAGGTGCGCCTGCGCCTCGCGGTCAGCCAGGCGATCTCGGGCGACGGCAAGGCTGCCGACGACACGCTGATGCCGCTGCTGCGCAAGCAGGACAAACCCGCGTGGCGCACCCGCGCTTTCGTCTATGCCATCGGCGGCGACACGACGAAGGCCGAAACCACCGTGGCGGCGATCCTGCCCGCCAAGCTGGCCGAGGCGGTGACGCCCTACATGCGCTACATGCCGCGCCTGACGCGCGCGCAGCAGGCCGCCGCCGCGAACCTGGGCGATTTCCCCAAGGCGGCGGAAATCGGCACCGATTCGCCTGCCGTCGCCGCCTATTCGGCGCAGCATGGCAGCACGGGCGCGGTGCGCAGCGCCGATGCCGGGCTGATCCCGCAGGGCGAGGCGCTGGGCTCGGGCCGCGCGAAGAAGAAGCATGCCGATCGGGGCGAGCGCCCCACGCCGACGCAGCTTGCCGCCAATACCCCGCGTGTGGCGCCGGGCGAGGTGCAGGCGACGATCGAGCGCGACAGTTCGGGCGAACTGCCGCCGGTCGATGCAGGCCGCTCCACGGCCATGGCGGGCAATACGCCGATGCCTTCGCCGACCGCGATGCCGTCGCCGACCGTGGCCCCGCCCACGAATACGGCGGCGATGCCCAACCCGGCTCGCGCCTCCACCCCGGCGCCTGAACGGTCTGTCCCTGAAAGATCTGCCTCTACGGTGGCGATGCCCGCGCCGATCACCATGCCGTCTGCGGCGGCGATGGGTGATGCGCCTGCGGCGGTGAGGGGCGATGCGCCTGCGGCAACCTCGCGGCCCGTGGTCCAGCCGACGCCCGAGGCGCCCCAGCCTCAACCTCAACCTCAAACGCGGCCTCAGCCGGGCTTCGATCTGGCGCAGTCCACTGGCTCGCGCACGCTGCCTGCCGCTGCTGCGGACACGCCGCCGCCGCCGTCCTCGTCCGCCGATTCGCACGCGGTGGTCGAGCGTCCGACGCTGGCGCAGGCCTTTGCCGATCTCGGTCGCCCGACCCTGCCAGCGCCGCAGCCGACGCCCCTACCGGCGCCTGCTCCCGTGCCGGTCGAGGCGCCCAAGCCTGTGGTCGAGGCGCCCGTCGCCACTGTCACAGCGGCCAAGGAGGTGGCCAAGCCCGTCGCCAAACCGGCGCCGCGCAAGAAGGTCGAGCCCAAGAAGCCCGCACCGCCGCCGGTGCCCGCGCGCAAATGGGTGCAGATCGGCGTCGGCTCGAACATGAACGCGATCCGCTGGACCTGGCGCCAGCTGGTGCTCAAGGCGCCCGACGCCTTCCGGGGCCAGTCGGTGTTCACGGCGGACATGGGCGGGACCAATCGCATCGTCGTTGGCCCGTTCGACAGCGACAAGGACGCCGCCGCCTTCATGTCCGACCTGCGCGACGGCGGCATCAGCGATACCGTGCCATGGTCGAGCGATGCGGGCGAGGCGGTCGAGGCCGTGCCCGGCGCGCCTTCAGTCGATGCCATTTCGCCGCCGTCCGAAAAGTCTTCGAGCGCCAAGAAGAAGGGCGCCAAGGCATCCGACAAGGCCGCTGATGAGAAGGGTGACGAGAAGGATTCGGGCAAGGCTACCGGTCGCAAGGGCGCGAAGAAGGCCGAGGCCAAGGCCCCGCCTGCGCCCGCGCGCCAGTGGGTGCAGATCGGCGTGGGGCGCGACAAGGACGCGCTGGCCTTCACCTGGAATCGCCTGGCGAAGAAGTCGCCGAGCGCGCTCAAGGGGCAGTCGCCCTCCGTGGCGAAGATGGGTCGCACCAACCGCATGGTCATCGGCCCGTTCGCCAGCGACAAGGCGGCGCAGCGCGCGATGGATGCGCTGAAGAAGGGCGGCATCACCGATTTCGTACCCTGGAGCAGCGACGAGGGCGAAGCCGTCGACGCGCTGCCGGTCGATTGA
- the ftsZ gene encoding cell division protein FtsZ — translation MSINIGPPAIDELRPRIVVIGVGGAGGNAIANMIEAQIEGVDFVVANTDAQALNNSIAETRIQLGPDITQGLGAGARPEVGRAAAEETIAEIERVLDGVHMCFIAAGMGGGTGTGAAPIIAQAAREKGVLTVGVVSKPFLFEGTRRMRAAEAGIEELQKQVDTLIVIPNQNLFLVAKAETTFKEAFQLADEVLQQGVRSITDLMIMPGLINLDFADVRSVMAEMGKAMMGTGEGEGQNRALEAAERAIANPLLDGVSMQGAKGVIISIIGGEDMKLLEVDEAANHIRDLVDPDANIIWGSAFNPDLDGKIRVSVVATGIEQTTEQAEVAQRPVSMSASRGPVRPSIATPTAAPAPAPSPVSYEAAPAPAPAPTAYAAPAPQAPAAPAPAAPAVGNAYRAPVEPEQALELGVGHEVPVQDASAYPAPGRSDPLELGPDTQAAPGVGARKQDELFGGGAGSEAYRAPGAAAAPAPAAPRPATGSSLFDRMSSMSRSRPAEEPQGGEGDQSSFSIPRFLGRQNNQ, via the coding sequence ATGAGCATTAACATCGGACCGCCGGCGATCGACGAGCTTCGTCCGCGCATCGTCGTGATCGGCGTGGGCGGTGCGGGCGGCAACGCCATCGCCAACATGATCGAAGCCCAGATCGAGGGTGTCGATTTCGTCGTCGCCAATACGGACGCGCAGGCGCTCAACAACTCGATCGCGGAAACGCGCATCCAGTTGGGCCCGGATATCACGCAGGGCCTCGGCGCAGGCGCACGCCCCGAAGTGGGCCGCGCCGCTGCGGAAGAGACCATCGCCGAGATCGAGCGCGTGCTCGATGGCGTGCACATGTGCTTCATCGCAGCGGGCATGGGCGGCGGCACCGGCACCGGCGCCGCGCCGATCATCGCACAGGCCGCGCGTGAAAAGGGCGTGCTGACCGTCGGCGTCGTGTCCAAGCCGTTCCTGTTCGAAGGCACGCGCCGCATGCGCGCCGCCGAAGCGGGCATCGAGGAGCTGCAGAAGCAGGTCGACACGCTGATCGTCATTCCGAACCAGAACCTGTTCCTCGTCGCCAAGGCGGAGACCACGTTCAAGGAAGCGTTCCAGCTGGCCGACGAAGTGCTCCAGCAGGGCGTGCGTTCGATCACCGACCTGATGATCATGCCGGGCCTCATCAACCTCGACTTCGCCGACGTCCGCTCGGTCATGGCCGAGATGGGCAAGGCGATGATGGGCACGGGTGAGGGCGAAGGCCAGAACCGTGCGCTGGAAGCCGCCGAGCGCGCCATTGCCAACCCGCTGCTTGACGGCGTGTCGATGCAGGGCGCGAAGGGCGTCATCATCTCGATCATCGGCGGCGAGGACATGAAGCTCCTCGAAGTCGACGAGGCGGCGAACCACATCCGCGATCTGGTCGATCCCGATGCGAACATCATCTGGGGCTCGGCGTTCAATCCCGATCTCGACGGCAAGATCCGCGTCTCGGTCGTCGCTACCGGCATCGAGCAGACCACCGAGCAGGCCGAAGTCGCCCAGCGCCCGGTCAGCATGTCGGCCTCGCGCGGGCCGGTGCGTCCGTCGATCGCCACGCCGACAGCCGCCCCGGCCCCGGCACCTTCGCCGGTGAGTTACGAGGCTGCCCCGGCACCCGCCCCGGCGCCGACGGCTTATGCTGCTCCGGCTCCGCAGGCGCCTGCTGCGCCCGCGCCTGCCGCACCCGCAGTGGGCAATGCCTATCGCGCGCCGGTCGAGCCCGAGCAGGCGCTCGAACTCGGCGTCGGTCATGAAGTGCCCGTGCAGGATGCTTCCGCCTATCCGGCGCCCGGCCGCAGCGATCCGCTGGAGCTTGGCCCCGATACGCAGGCTGCGCCCGGCGTTGGTGCCCGCAAGCAGGACGAACTGTTCGGCGGCGGCGCAGGTTCGGAAGCGTACCGCGCGCCCGGCGCTGCTGCTGCGCCCGCTCCGGCGGCACCGCGTCCGGCAACCGGCTCCTCGCTGTTCGACCGCATGAGCTCGATGTCGCGCTCGCGGCCCGCCGAAGAGCCGCAGGGCGGTGAGGGCGACCAGTCCTCGTTCAGCATCCCGCGTTTTCTCGGGCGCCAGAACAATCAGTGA
- a CDS encoding YbjN domain-containing protein — protein MRTVQDDIDRNDDAAPVEMLASLFEARGWPFEFVGEDEISVEIKGSWATYQLQAIWRGEDRVLQIICLPDVRVPEGKRGPIFEALALINEQLWVGHFDIWSNGGVVLYRHGLVLGDDGLLGPGQAQLAIEGALEECDRFYPVFQFILWGDKTPAEALAAALVDAAGEA, from the coding sequence ATGAGAACAGTGCAGGACGACATCGATCGCAACGACGATGCCGCGCCGGTCGAGATGCTGGCCTCGCTGTTCGAGGCACGCGGCTGGCCGTTCGAATTCGTCGGCGAGGACGAGATCTCGGTCGAGATCAAGGGCAGCTGGGCGACCTATCAGCTCCAGGCGATCTGGCGCGGCGAGGATCGCGTGCTGCAGATCATCTGCCTGCCCGACGTGCGCGTACCCGAAGGCAAGCGCGGCCCGATTTTCGAGGCGCTGGCGCTGATCAACGAACAGCTCTGGGTCGGCCACTTCGACATCTGGTCGAACGGCGGCGTGGTGCTCTATCGCCACGGGCTGGTGCTGGGCGACGATGGCCTGCTGGGGCCGGGTCAGGCGCAGCTGGCGATCGAGGGCGCGCTCGAAGAGTGCGACCGCTTCTATCCGGTGTTCCAGTTCATCCTGTGGGGCGACAAGACCCCCGCCGAGGCGCTCGCCGCCGCGCTGGTGGACGCTGCCGGAGAAGCCTGA